DNA sequence from the Callospermophilus lateralis isolate mCalLat2 chromosome 2, mCalLat2.hap1, whole genome shotgun sequence genome:
TATGGTGGGAATATTCTGGATAATATTATTTATAGCTCTTAAGTCTTATACAACTCAGTACTAATCAGTTTGAGGTTTCTTACCAGGCAGCATAGAGGTACTGGGGATCTGGCAAAGCCTActcaattcatgttttaaaaatctgTCTAGAAAAGGCTGGATCCCTATCAATGCCTCTCTCTTAAGGAAGTATTGTTTCTTCTGGGGTGGGTTACCTCCTCAAGTAAAGTCCTGATTGGGATAGTGATAATCATCCTTCCCCAGGGTCCTACGTGCCCATAGGGGCTTCCTCACTTTCTAGCAGGCCTTCAGCAGAGTGGGCAAGTGAAAGCTGGAATCAGAGCGTGTTTTCTGGTGGCACTTACAAATGGAGTCATTGCTTTTGGGGTGAGAAGGTTATCTGTGCATTTAATGTTGTCCCAGGAGAAGAACTggacaatctgccatgtacagaaACTGCActttaatttttgttcttctagcttgcttTCAAGGGGTTGGAGCAATGAATGTTATTGAGTCTGACTTCTTTGAATGTGTCCCAGTGACACTGGGACATATGGATCATCCCCATCCTGTTTTATGTATATAACATCCATAAAAATAGACAGAATGAAGTTAAATATATTAATACTTGATATAAGTAGGAaataatatatgcaaaaatttCCATACTTATTAATATAAGACCAATACATAAAAATAACTTTAGACACAGATGCTTGAGTCCAACAAATTCAAAAAGCTTTTCACTGAAATGACAAAATATGTACACACTGCATGTTTAAAGAGTTTTGGGAATTTTTTACAATTATTTTAATTGTTGAGCCCTTtatgtgtgttcatgtgtgtaTTTTAAGCCTAAAAGATCTACAGTCAAACCTCAGTTCTTCCACTTACTGGATGGCTTTGAACAAAATTCTTAATCTCCTCAAACCCCAGATACTTCTTCAGTAAActggaggtgattcctaccctaaAAAGTTGGGGTGATGGAGACAACTGATGTGTTATGGAGACTGGCATTATATTAATTCACAACAAGCCAAAACATCAAGGCATTCTCAAATAAGGTGGTTAAGTTGCCTTTTCTCTGTTCTAATCACTGTTTTCTTCTTCAAGAGTAGAATCTTGACTTTCTCCCTACTTCACTGGGAATTATTGAGGGTTATTAAGTTAACAAATCAGGTCATTGTTTGCTGAAAAAACACAAATACTACCTGTGATACACAATGAGTTCAGTTTCACATTCCATTCACATTCTTGCTCTTAGGGTCAAAGAGGCGAAATGATAAAAAGCATTGTTTGCAAAATCACCTAAGGCTCCTGGCTAGGGTAAACCTACACTCCAAGAGCTGGGGAAGAGGCAATAACTGTGCAGTTTTTCTGGGCTGCTAACTAATGATGATGTGGTCAGAGGACAGCTATTGACTAAAAGAACTTTAATTCAGAGTTCGAGCTTATCTTTATCTAAATTAATAGTTGAGGACCAGGAGATTATACTAAAGTATGGAAATGGGAAATTCCCAGGAAGATAAAGTTAGCCAGAAAAACAGGTTTGGTGGAAGTCTTGGGAAATCTTACTGTGGTGACTGCTCTCTAAACTGAAATGCATTAAGAATATCTGAAGTTCAGTattaaatctcaaaaaaaaaatatcaaaaccaTACTCTACCAATTCTTTAGAGATGGCaagcatatacatttattcagtaAATAATTAGCTCTCTTGTGAGTTCCACAccaccacagatccaaaatatgaataaaaaaaagTTTCTGTACTAAATACACACTTTTTTTCTTACTATTAGTCCCTAAGCAAAACAGCATAACAGTTTTAACACCTTTACATTGCATTAGGTGTTATACGTAACCTAGAGGTGATTTAAAGTCTACTAGAGGATATGCGTAGGTtatatgctaatattaccattttatacaagggacttgagcatccctgTTTTTGGTATCTGTGGGTGGTCCTAGAATCAATTTCCCATGGATAGGAGGGATGATTATATTCAGCACCTGCACTGTAGGAGGCACTAAGCTGGGTCCTGGGAAAACAAAAGTGAACTAACTATACAGGCACGGCTTTGGTTCTCATGACATTGATATCCTCATGGCTGGGATGGATACTAAActagtatataaataaataaaacaaaagaaaccaatatagaaaaaaatttaactgACAGAAAGGTGAGTGCAAAGTATATCAGCAAATAACAGAGGGCTTCTACCTATTCAGGGTGATCAAGGAAGGTGTCTTCAAGAAGGTGAaggtagggctggagttgtaactcagtggtagagcgcttgcctactacatgtgaggcactgagttcaaacctcataataagaaataaataaaagttgttttttttttaagtgacattAAACTGAAGTCTGAAGAATGCTTAAGTTTTACGCAGGGGAATGAAGAGGGTAGGGAGGTGAGGGAGGGTAGGTTTCCAGGCAAAGGGGCAGCCGATGCAAAGGTCTCCAGGAAGGAATGAAATTGATATGCCCTCAGACTTGGAAGGCCCATGTGAACAAAGCAGTGAATGGCTTGAGGCTGCAAGTAGGCAGTGGCTAGATCACACAGAGCTTGGTAAACTAGTGTGAGGTGCTTGGATTGTATTCTAAAATCAAGAGGGATCTTTCAGGAGATTATATGGGGCCTGAGGAGATCGCAATAGCTCTTTCAGAAAGACCCATAGGAGTGTGGAAGAGAACCAAAGTACAAGTAGAAGACAAGTTAAAAGACCATGTCAGAACTCCAGGCCAAAACACGGCAGCTTAGACTAGGGTGATAGCATCAGAAATGAAGACAATCAACATGAAACGTTTCGGAGGTAGAACCAGCAGAGCTTTCTGATAGATTAGATGTTAGAGGTAAGAAAAATCATTAATTCTTCTGTCTCAACGTCTGTTAAGCACAGGTGAGAATGAGTTTGTGGCTATTTTGAAGGAAACAAACCAACTGATGAACCAATGGAAAGCAGAACTACTATCGTGAAAATTCTGCATTTGGAGAACCACTTGCCTCTACCTTTCTTTTGTAGCAACAACAGTTCTCTCTGAGGCGCTGTGGAGACCTTACCAGTTTATCTGGGACATTTTCCAAGTGTCTTACAGCAGAATCttgctgtaaagttaaattgtgtGAAACTAACAACGATTTTTCTGTATGTGAGGAAAGCTAGAAATATCTCAGACATAACAAAAGCAAAATGAGAACAGTCTGTTTCTGATCTTTAGGATAATTTCAAGTCCAGGAGGAATTTGAAAATTTGGTATTTGCAAAGCCAAATGGATAACTTATCATAGGTCTAGTGTACCAGTGACTACATGTACTGAACTGATTGTAGTACTTTGGCCATTTTCATAACCCACCAGTGGTTACATCAATTAAGGCAATACCAATGAAAGTTGAGCTCTGGTCATTATGCTCATGAGATTCAGTGACTATGTTTTTCTTAACTTCACCTTAGAATTGGTTTTACTTTCAAGAGTTGTGCTTCCAAGATTTTTTATATCCCTACCCACAAAACCCACAATTCCCTCTATAAACAACCACTGCTGCTCTGATATTTCACTCCTGCAAAATGAAATTGTGCTTTATTCCTCAGGcatcaaaaacagcatgatacacACTTTCTGTCTACCTCCCTAGCCTGTCTCCTGCTATCTCCTTCACCCTTTTCACACTAGCGATGTAAATGTAATCTCCTCCCCTAGAGTGTGACCTAGACCTAGTGACCTGCTTCTAAGAAGCAAAATATAGAAAAACTGGTTAGGCTATAAACGACTGTGACATCAGTTTTGCAGGCACTCCCCTTGCCCTTTATCTGCCCGCTTGGATGGAGCAAGCTGTCATGCAGGAGATGCTTTATAAAATACCTACATGGCAAGAAACAGGAACTGAAGCTTCAGTCCAATCCCCCACATGGAACTGGATCCTGCCAACAATCATATGAATTAGTTGGGAAGATCCTTCCAGGTAGATCCTTGAGATGACTGCAGCCTTTTCAGAGACCTTGGACCAAAGGTCACAACTAAGCCACCCCTGGCTCATGGCCCACAGAAACTGAGATAATAAATATATGCTGCTGTAAATCATGTTTAAGCTATACTTTGGGTAATTTGTTACTCAGCAATAGGTAACTAATACCCTCACCAAGTAGGATGATTGTGGGGATAAAATGAGGTATATAAAAAGTACTCAGCAAAATACCTGATGCCACATTAGGCACTGCACAATGTTAACTTGATCCTCCTTCCCCCATCTCTTTATTTCTACTGCCACCACCATGGTCCAGGCACCCATCACTCCATGAATAGATTCCTGTAGTAGCTTTGCGCCtggtttcctttctttccttttgtccagttttctttaaaaaacaaaatttcaacAGTTTCCTATTACTTAAAAGACAAATCAGATTGACATTCAAGGACATCCGGACTGTCCCCATTCTGTATTTCCAAGCTTATGTCCCACAACACTGTCCTACCTCACCATTGTTCTACTAAGATTAACCTATTCACTATATCCCAAATATGCCTGTATATTCCCACCCTAGTAGCCTTGCCAAGTAACTTTCACCCTTTGGTATTCAGTCCCAAAGTTTTGCGCAGTGGCAGTATTATAGCCAATGAGTCTCGTCgtctctcttttctcctgaatTCCAGACTGCCACTCTCCTTACCCAATCACTGTCAGTACCATTAAGGACTTACCTCCTTTACAAAGCTTTCAAACGTCATTACCCCAGAATGATCTTCTCCCTTttctataataataatatttactcATTTGGTATTTAAAATCATCTAAGTATAAAGTAGGCAGAAATAATTCAGAAAGTACCTAATCCAAGGACTTAACTTTACAGGTAAAGAAACTGAACACCAGAGATAAGCATCAGTCAACTAAATATTAACACCTCTAGGGCCATAATTGATCCTCAAAACTTTCAGGTTATTCAAGTCTAAAAATATGTGCCAAGTTCTCAATTTGTATGTAACAGTATAAAATTTCAACAATTTTTACCAATatgccattcattcattcaatgagCAAAAATTGAGTACTATTTACTAGTACTAGCTTAAAATAAGGACTTTGCCCACCAGGAATTTacaataaaaaggaaggaaaaacatGAAAAGTAATAATTGTAAGTTTGATATGGTCtctgaaaggaaggaagaaaatcacCTATACCTGTTTTTGGTCCTCCCATCCATTTACTCATCTATTCACTTATGAATttggtggatgaatggatgaatgactagatagataaacaaataaaattcttTTCCTAAGGAGAGAAGGTAGGGGAGAAATGTTTCCCTTGAAGCAACTCATGAGCAACCAACACCTTGAGTGtcattattatcaagaaaaacatTTCTCTAACATATCAGACTTGAAAAATTtggcatctttttaaaaatctggaaataTAAATACATTGTCCTTTTTTGAGTCTATGTTTTGAAGTCAGAAAAAtctcaatttttaatttatttgctgAGTAATCTTAAGCAAGTAGCTTAAACCCTCtcaattttcttatctgtaaaatgggaatagtaACTACCTTACATGGTGTTTGTGagagttaaaaaataaagtaacttCATAAATAGTAGCTATACTGCCTTTCAATCATTACAAAACAGTCTACGTAGATAAAAACTGAGTTTGATAACTACAACACATTCAAATTTAAGtgggcagtgattatgaaaatttataataaaattcctATAGTTGCTTCCTCTCCAGAATAAGTCTTCCTTTGCAAAATTTTCTAGAATCATGATCACTGCAtaagttttttatttcttccaggTAGCAACATTCTgagaatccagaaaaaaaaatagatactatgtggagaaaaatataaaatcttccGTTTAATAAGTTTAGAATATAAATGAACACAAAAGAATAGCTCTTTGTGCACAGCAAGCAAATACATTCTTGTGGACTTAGTCATGAGGAAAAGACACCAGAGATGAATGCCAAGAATATAGTTCAACTTATACAGGTAGGCTTAATGATCAGAATAAAATGGGATCAGTCAGGAAAAACTGCATACAGGAAATACTTCACAGAGTACCAGATCCTTTTTATGTTGGCTATTTTAACATGGTTTAAAATACATCATTATTCTGCAgtcttccaaatttaaattatttagGTGGCTATAAAGTCTGGTGTTCTAGACAAATACATATAATAGTATACTTATACTGTATAGTATGTTCAATTGTTGTTCCTCACTAGCAATTCATAGTTCAATACTCATGTAAAGCTGCAATGACTAATGTCCATGAAAGCAGCATTTCTGTCCATCTTTGTATATGCATTGGCATTGTACCACCTTAGATAATTTGCGTGTCTAACTTTCACTCAATAAATTTGTGCCTTTAGCATACCAAAAAATACTAACCAAGGGACTTCAAACTATATATATTGTCTCCAGATTTTGTAGtcatctgaatttttatttttttattttttatttcttttttgctacactggggattgaacccagggcctggcacatgctaaacaagtgctctaccactaagctacatccccaaccctttttattttattctgagacagagtatcactaaattgcctaggctagcattgaacttgtaatcttcctgcctcagcctcccagtagctgggactgcaggcatgtactaccacaccagtgcttaattttatttttttataaaattcatCTACTTTAAATTGCATAAGCATTTCTACcatttatattaagaaaaatgaatTCTAAAAATGAGATAAGAGAATACAAGAAAAAtagatttttctttcaaatattaaCACACCAAAACATTTTGCTGAAAATAAAGTGATTTTTAATCTATAGATAAAGGACTCTCTAAATGATATTCAGGATACATTACAAGctttattttattagatttaaaTTCACAACAGGTTTTATAATGATTTCAATAAATCAGGCACTTCAGAACACAATGTAATACAACAATTATGTGGTGACTACTTAATATTCCAAGAGGATAAAGATCTTTTTTAAATGTGGAAGGAAATTAGTCTTTCTACAGTGTTAATCCCTAAGAACTATTCTCCTTTATAGACTACAATATTATTGTCAGTTTCATGCACTTTTACTTTATAAAGAACTCCCACAGGAAGAAATTTCTGGAGGTTTTCCCAGATATATACAGCTACGTTTTCTGTCGTgctgtagagaaaaaaaaaagaaagaaagaaagaaagaaattcaaaacacaaaaaataaccaaaatttcATATCTAATAGTCACAGAAAACAAATTCTAGTGCTCAAAGATATCATTAAACTAGAACTTTAGAAATCACACAAAAATCAGATAAAATGTTAAAATCAACTCTTCTTTCTTACTATCTCTATAAAGCAAGATGGTGACACCCACCTTACAACATCTGCAAAATATGGTACATCTAGATCCAGATTCTTGTGATCAAGGGGCTTCATGATAGCCTCCTACACACAAAACAAAGAGGAAAACCACTGATTTTATTCATGACTCAAATTCCATAGGTTCTACCTAAGTCTCTAAATCTTACCCTATCATTTAGCCACTAGCTCAGTACTGGTAAGTGATATATCCATGTCTTATAAAGCAATCTTTCCAAGGTTTAAAGCTGTAAAAAATAAAGTCAGGTCCAGTTTCCTGCAATGATTAATTATCCTTGTTACTGAATGCAAAGAGGTAAGAAACTAAAAATTAGAATTGCCAAGGTTTTCTCGAAACACAAGCCACTGTGATTCAAAATTCAATTTAACACTTCTTGAATTCTGTCAAAAAAGTTAccaaaaatgcttttccacaacagTGCCACCTATGAAACAATGCCACAATACCATTAGGACAAACATCCAATAGCAGTATACTTTATAAAACAGACCTAGACTGGAATTATGTAAGTAGCTAAATTTCTGCTATAATAGTTTAAGAATGATCTTGGGCTCTCAGAAGAAAAATTACAAATGTGTAAAGACTATGTTAccatttagatatgaggtatccctccaaaagctcctgtgtaagacaatgcaagaatgttcagaagtgaagTGATTAGATGATGAGAGATGTGACCTAatcatattaattaattaatatgattaaccaatggattaatccactgatatgaattaactgggtggtaactataagcAGGAAGGTGTGATtagaggagatgggtcactgggggtaatgcctttatagtttatattttttctctgGTAAACAAAAGGCTCTATCACTTTCTGTCTCCCCATAACCCCTCCGTCTCTCTCCCCACtccttctcattctctctctctctctcttgtaaaCACACAATTACTTCCTAATTCTTACATATATTAACACAATGTTTTTCCTCGTCATTAGCAATGATTGTAATTGCTTTTTTTAAATAGGGTTTTCCTTTAAGTTCTTGTACAAAAATTCAAGCATTTGTGAAACAATCTAATTTTCTATATTATATGTTTTAAGGGtgcattaataataataacaatcatTTCATGAGTAAAACtagaacaatattttttaaaggtaCATCTGGATCCACTAGCTTTTAAAAATGATCAAACAatcaggcatggtagtgcatgccagTAGTACCAGACACTTGGAAGCTTGCAAGTGCAAGTTAACTCAATAACTTAGCAtctccaaaataaaaaacaaaaaggactggggttgtagctccacAGTACagtgtgctgggttcaatcccctgcacaaaaataaataatagatgaaataaaatggatcaaatgaaaagatattttgaatgaataccaaaaaaaaaaaagatatcagcTATTTCTCCCTCTGGAAATAGCTCACAGTCTCCCATGAATGTATATTCCTTGCTTTAACCCCAAAGCTTCTCTCTCACTCTTAACATAGCCCACATTCTTCCTTGAATGTgcctctgttttcctaaataaatttctatgtctttgaaaaaaataaaaaggaaggaaggacggTAGGTAAAACAAATACCTTTGCTTTATCTTCAATCTCAGTTGTTTCAGCTTCTCCACAGAAGCCTCTTCTGCAGACTGCTTGTGCCATAAGCACACAAATAGGCGTGTACAGTGTACATTAGGTACACAAAGGAGGAAAAGAGCACAGCAAGCCCCTATGTAGTATTCAACTATATGTGGGCTTGAGAGCTCTAATTATTGTCTTACATGGTATAATACTTGGTGTATATATATTGTATGTCCTTAGAAGACACAAGAATTCTGTGTTCATAACTTTCCCATAGTTCTTTCAGCACAGTGCTATTTGTTTGTTCACTCATTCTCTTATTTCAACCAACAACTTTTGAGCATTTACTTTTCTTTAACTCCTGAAAAGGTAACACAAGTACCCTGTGGGTTATGTCTCGTTCATCTTTGTATTCCCAGCCCTGAGCTCAAGAACTGTTGCAAAGTAAGCAAGAGTGTTGAATATATGGATACGTAATGGGAAGAAATAATGTTTATTAACATCATTTTTATGAAACAAATGTCAAATTTTAGAATAAAAGTAAGCTGCAGAGTTGATGTGAAGAACTAAATAAATGATAGCCTAATAAAATCAGCTAGATGGAAAAAAGCCTACTCTCAACTTTACAACATGACCTGGAGCAAGTCAGTTAACTGCCTGGCATCTCTCAATCTTAATCTATGGAATGGAAAAAATGGTTTGGATGATCTCTAAGATCTCTTACAATGCAAGAATTATATGATAACACAATCAGTAAGTTCTTTATTAAATATCTGCTTCTGTGTTATCTCTGTAAAGAACTGCCCCTAAGTTTATAGTAAAGACAAAGTGAATAATAAAGGGTGATATTAAAATATAAGGGCAAAGGTATAAGGAATAttcaaaaaagaaacagaaaacttcAAGGAGAAAATTGTGTCCtgaaataaggatagaatttatgAAGTGGAGGAAATCAGTATATTTCCAACAAGGAATACAAGGTAAGCATGCTACTTGCACATCACCCCATTATTACAACACAGCTTTGACTACTTTCCATTAAGGAGACTTTTAGAAGGCCATGAGAGCAATTTCTCCAACTATCCTCCCAGGCCCACACCCAACTCCACTCACAAAGTCATGGAACCCCAAATGATAACTGACTGGGGAGGTGGAAAGGAAGTCACCAAAAATTATGCTGAGGACATAGCACAGAATTAGCACCCAATATGGCATTTACCTCCATATATTTTTTGAGGTCAGTCAAATTCATAACCATTCCTGTAACAGGATCAATCTAAAGAAGAAACAAGGGTAAATATTATTCTGAGAGGCTCTTCACATCAAAACTGCTGGTAAACTATCTTAGAGGCTGTGCAACATGCAAACTGTGCCCATATTTGCCTGCATCCCAGAGACAACACCAATCTCAACACAAAAGCACACATGCATCAGGCATTCTTTTCACTGCACAGCTCTTCCACCTGTCCACAGACAGCACACAAAGACGACACTTAGGAAGAGGAAAGACAGTTCACCACACACAAAAGCCAACACTGATGAAACTGAAACACAAGTTTTCAACATAGAATCCACCAAGGAGACCGAAAGAAAACTCAGCAATATAAGCAAAACCACACAAATATGTTCAGCACATACCTCTCCATATACTGTCACCTCAACTatgggaaagaaaacaaaattttttaaaaaaacatgattTTCAAAAGATTAATATGAAAGCACATATTAGCAACATAAATTATTAGATCTCTGGCCCCAAAagctatacttatattttacccaaAAACATTTGTCCTTTTAGCTATCAatgcaggaggctaaggcaggaagatcacgggTTCAAGGACAGGCTGaccaacttagtgagacgctgcctcagaataaaaaaaaaaaaatttttttttttaaaaataaagatttttttaaaaataaggactggggatatagctttcagaggtagagtgctttctCAGCAAGTGCAAACCCtgtgttcaatcaccagtactggaaaaaatatatatccttTCGGTTAAGACCATTTTATCAACCAAAACAAGACTCAACCAAGACAGAAGAGCTTAGTACTAGCTTTGACTAAGTAGAGGAAATTAGCCAATGCCCAAAGGGGTATAAATTCTTATCTGTTTATACATGTTTACATGTTTATATATTCTGCTTATATATTTATCAAGGTGTATCTGGATCTCTACCTGTAAAAGCAAAAATGTACATGCAggtgtccatctatacaccaaacTGGCCCATTTCTGGACAGCACCTCTGAGCAAGCAAAATTACTCATCCCTTTAACAAGAATGAATTCACAGTTTACAGTAATACTTTGTTAAATAACAAGCATTTgcaaagcattttaaaaaattcaatcagTGCTTTACAAATTAATAGCTTCTATGAACTTGCACTTTTTCAGCTCCACACAAAAACCATTAGGTATTGTATGATAAGTGAGTACACCAAGAGTGAGAGGTATCATAGTTAAACTAAGAGACAGTAACTAAATTAGAAATCTTGATTTTTCTGACCCCTTGTCTGGTCTTTTTTAATGCCACCACCCCCAAACACTGCTATCCTCTATAGCTTacatagctgttttttttttttttttttttttttttttttttgagtcttcAGCTGTGTCTCAAAGAATCAAGTCTCTTATCCTTATACAAGTTACTTACTTTCTTGGAACACGGCTGGCAAAGTTTTAGACACGAACTATTTTTCTGCCATACAGTATTCTCAGGCAATATTCCCCTTTTATTACTCATTGTTTACTCAAAGAATACAAtctggagctgggattgtggctcagtggtacagtgcttgcctaacatgtgtgaggcactgggctcaatccttagcaccacataaaagtaaataaaggctaaaaaaataaatctttttaaaaatgtgaaggatgttataaaaaatataatctaattttttattctattgttttttaatttaaactGATTTTTAACTTACACATAAATAtcacacataaaaaaattaaaataaataaaattgtacaTAATAATGGCATGCCATGTGATGTTTCATTACATGTATACACAGTAATAATGTCTCAACTTTTACTGCCCACTGAAGTTCCCAAGGGATATTCAAATTAGATGAAAATTCAAAATTAACAACACTTAGCTGTTGTTAATGTTTAAGTTAGGTTAAACATATCTATTCATCTGTGAGGTGAAATGTCAAGACACATCCAACCAAGGCAACAGAGCTTTTCATTTTTTGAAGTTCCATTTAACTTCTGATTCAAGGCTCAACACATTCATTCTATCCTTAAGGCCCCTTACTAGTCACACTTGCATTTGCTGAACACTCTTTCACCCTTATTGAAGGGATAACATTTCATCCTCTCCATATACTGTTTTTTCTCTCACCTTTATAATTGTGCCCATGGCCATTCGGATTATTGCATTTCCCAAACAGTTTCAAGTTTTCCTCATCACTCAAAGATTTGCtgagcaaaagaaaaagaaaatcagcaTGACACAGTATCAAATTCAGACTCCCTCTCTGTTCCTTACATTATCTGCTCTGGTCTTTGAAGAGTTTCAAAATTTATTGTTACTGTAACTCACCAAGTAGAAAAATCACTTTGATTTCATTACTCACCTGTACATGGGGAacaaatgtacactccctaattaGACTactgtactgcaaaaaaaaaaaaaaaaaaatagcataaacAAACCTTAAATTCAATCCCTCTGCTGCACAGGAAGATTCCAACTACCTTGATAATGGTCCTTTCATTTTTCAATTCAACAAGGATTTACTGATAACCTACTATGAAAAAGGCAAGACTAGAATGAAGCAAGGACATACAATTATAAACACAAGTAGATGTTTGTCCTCAAGCAGCTTAAAATCTCATTTGCCTGAAAAATAATCCCATGACTTCAGTTTCCTCTTTAAAAATCTTGCTCTACTCTGCCTCAACTTTTACTGCCCCCTGAAGTTTCCAAGGGATATTCAAATTAGATGAAAATTCAAAATTAACAACACTTAGCTGTTGTTCCAGGCAGAACACAATTTAATGAATTTATACATCTATACCCACTCAATCTCAGCTTCTGAGTTCTTAGCTCCCTCATACGTTTGAGCTTCCTATTATAGAATCCCTTTCTTTTTATTCACAAAGCTTTTGCACAAAATTCTCTCAGAAATACAGATTCTTGTACTTAACTCGTCACAAAATTGGCCACATTGTAAGCTCCAGATAGGGAGCTGTGACAAGTGTGTATGGGTCCCTGTCATCTAGCAGAGGGCCTTATCAGCACAAAACAAACCCTGTCCAGCAATGGATGGATGAATCCTGTTATCCTCATTTTACTGACAAGGAAACGCAGGCTCAGGGAGTGGAACTAGCTAGAGAAGAGTGCAAGAATCCTCAAAATCAACTAATTATTTGGTGCAGGAGGGTAGTCTGAGTACTCGGGGTGCAAATCCCAACTGTGCGCTTGCTTAGAGAACATAACATCAGGGCTCATTTCATCTTTGGTAGAAAGAAGACAA
Encoded proteins:
- the Pts gene encoding 6-pyruvoyl tetrahydrobiopterin synthase isoform X1; its protein translation is MSKAVPGGGRRARVSRLVSFSASHRLHRWGAPTSVMAAGGHPPHREAPRGRGRRARLRARARARAGGAGIDPVTGMVMNLTDLKKYMEEAIMKPLDHKNLDLDVPYFADVVSTTENVAVYIWENLQKFLPVGVLYKVKVHETDNNIVVYKGE
- the Pts gene encoding 6-pyruvoyl tetrahydrobiopterin synthase isoform X2, producing the protein MSKAVPGGGRRARVSRLVSFSASHRLHSKSLSDEENLKLFGKCNNPNGHGHNYKVEVTVYGEIDPVTGMVMNLTDLKKYMEEAIMKPLDHKNLDLDVPYFADVVSTTENVAVYIWENLQKFLPVGVLYKVKVHETDNNIVVYKGE
- the Pts gene encoding 6-pyruvoyl tetrahydrobiopterin synthase isoform X3; this translates as MYSKSLSDEENLKLFGKCNNPNGHGHNYKVEVTVYGEIDPVTGMVMNLTDLKKYMEEAIMKPLDHKNLDLDVPYFADVVSTTENVAVYIWENLQKFLPVGVLYKVKVHETDNNIVVYKGE